In the Gemmatimonadota bacterium genome, GAGAACCACGATGAGGCGCCAACGGAGGGCGACGAAGGAAGCGACCTTCTTGCTTTGGCTTTTCCAGGGCCATGCGGTGAAGGCGGCGGCTAGCTACGAATCCGCCTCTTCAGTCCGGCAAATCCCGCCTGAGCCCCTCGCGGGCAGCGTGAACGACGAGGTGTCGGCCAGTCATCAAGGTGCCCTTCCCGACCTCAGTAACCAAACGAAATAGCTGCCTGCAGGTATCTGCCGCCCGCCGGATAGACGAACTCGACGTCATCGGACGTTACGGGATCGAACAGCAGAAAGCCGACACGATCGATGCCGGCGTCGGCGAGATTTCTGGCGGTGAGGTCGACCTGAGCCCGGCCCAAGCTCCAGCGTAGCGAAGCGTCGAACGTGCTTCCCCCCGGCAGCGACCGAGTATTGGCGTCGTCGAGATACACACGCCCCGCGAAGTAATGCGCGAGCGTCACCCACCCGCTTTCGCCGACGAGAAGCCGGGCGCTGTTCGACATGGCCGTACTCGGGATGTTCTTCAGTCGGTTCCCTTCATACTCAGCGCCTCGAAACGTGACGTCCATGAAGGTCGACGAGTGAGTCAGGGCGAGTCTCGGCAGCAGGTACGCGGTGAGCGACAGCTCGATGCCGTCGTGCCGACTCTCCAGGATATTCCCGAACCGGAACGTGCTCAGGTCGAAGTCTATCTCATCCTCGAGGTCGAGCCGGTAGGCCGTAAGGGCAAGTTCCACTTGGAACAGGTCGCTCCCGATCGGTAGCCTCTGGAGGACGCCGACCTCCAATCCGGTCGATCGCTGGGGTAGCAGGTCCGAGTTGGAGATATTGATGGTCACGTCCGGCTGCCCGGTCGGGATCTGGCGTTCGTCGTAGAGCTGGCTCAGCGTCGGCGCCTTGAAAGCGCGGGTCCACGCGGCATAGAAGTTCCCCGCGCGCCGCTCTTCCGCCAGATAGGAGAGGTTGAGTCCGACGCGCGGAGACCACTGATCGAACCATGTGCTCGCCCCGAGCGCGTCGTGTCTCGCGGCGATGGCGTCGAAGCGCAGTCCTGCGTAGAGGCGCCAGCGGCCGGCGACGAGCCGTTGAGCCTCGGAGTACAGGCCGATCTTGGTGCGGTCGCCCGAGTCGGCGGTCAGGGGGCTGGTCTGGTCGGCCGGATCGGAGTACCGGCTGTCGTAGCCCGCGCGCTCGAGCTCCGTACCGGCCACGATGGCCGACGATCCCATGCGCCCGTTGTACTGGAGGCGGGTCCAGAGGGCGAGATCATCCTCTTCGTTGAGCTGAGTGTCGCCGAAGGAGGGCGCGAGCAGCAGCGTGCTCGTCTCGTCTATGCGGACGGCTTGCAGACGCAGGTCTCCGCTGAGTTGGTGGCCGGGCTTCAATTCTCGCCGAAGACCCAAGCCCAGGCGCGCGTCGTTGGTGCGACGCCGATCCGAGTCGTAGAGCGGATTGCTTAGCAACGGATCCCGTTTCGCCAGCTCGGAAGGGAGCGGGCCGGGGTCCTCCTTTTGGATTCGCTGAAAGTAGCCGGTAACGTACGCTACGGTGCGATTCCAGTTGCGGGTATAGCGCGCGGAGGAGGAGACGTGATTGGACTCCGAATGAGACCGATAGCCGGAGCCGCGGTCCACCGCCGCTCCCAACGCCAGGGAAGCGTCGCCGATACGCTGCCGGGTCCTGGCGGCGAGCGCTACGTCCTCCCAGGCTCCGCCCCTCACTCGCCCGGCCAGGGCGGCCGAAGTCGCAGGGCTCTCCGTTACGATGTTGACGACGGCTCCCATGGCGGCGTCGCCGTAGACCGTCGAGCCGGCTCCGCGAAGCACCTCGATTCGCTCGATCGCGGCGACCGGGATCTGCGTCCACTCCACGGCGCCGGTGCGCAAATCGTTGATCGGCACGTCGTCGACGGTCACGATGACATATTCGGTCTCGCCACCGCCGAAGAACCCGCGAGCGATCGCCATCGACAGCTCGCCGGCGCCGTCACGATCGACGAACACCAGTCCCGGCACGTAACGGAGCACGTCGGGCAGTTTGCGCGCGGGTAGCCCCTCGATGACCGATCGCGTCAGGATCGTGGTCGCCGCGACCGATTCCCGCCTCGCCGTCGCCGTCCTGTGCGCGACGACGGCTACTTCATCCAGCTCGTAGATCGGGCGCACGCTATCGGGCGCTTGGGCCGAGGCGTGGGCCGCTGCGAGCGCGGCGACGGCCAGGAGAAGTGCGAATCCTTGCGCGCCTCGAGCGGGCGCCACGTCAGCGGCGCGAGCTCGATCCCGACGCCAACCCCTCGAACTTTACGACCTCCCCGGTGCCCGGCGCGCCGATGCCGTTGATCGTCAGGAAGGCATCGCCGGCCTCGTTGAAGTCGATCGACGTCGGGAACAGGAGGTCGCTCACGACCGCCTCCGAAGCCGTACCCTCCTGCAGGCGGATGATCGCGCCGGAGTTGGGCACGGGTCCCTGATCCGTGAACAGGCCGATAGAGACGGCGTACAGGTGACCGTCGGGCGCCATGCGCACATCGGTGAGCATGGTGAGGTCGGTCGCGTAGTCGGTGACCACCCCATCGGAGGTCACCTTCACGACCTTCGAGGACCCGGGAGCGAAAGGGAACCCGGGCAACAGCGACACGTACGCGTTGCCCTCTTCATCGAACGTCACGCCCGTGGGCACCGGGTCGGTTTCCATGACGCCGCCCCGATCGGCGTGCGGTATCGGGCTGGGAACCCCCTCGAAAACCGCGACCACCTCGGTTTCGCCCGTTGCCGGATCTATTCGATAAAGAGCGTTGCCCGCGGCGTCGGTCATCCAGAGGTCGCCGTCGGGTCCGACCGCGAGGCCATAGGGGTTGGACCCGGGCAACAGACCATCGGGATTATTGCTGCTCTCGAAATCCCAGATATTCACGAGCTGTATGGCCCGGCCGTCGTCGATCCTGACGACCGATGCCATGCCGGGTGGAGGGTCCACGGAGTACGCTCCCACGGTGGCGTAAACCGTACCGTCGAGAACCGCCACGCGGGAGCCGCCGGCACCATCTCCCGGTGCCAGGTAAAGCGAGGGAAGGCGAGCGACCTCGGTATGCTCGCCGTCGGGAGCGAGCCTGAGAATGCGCGAGGACTCACCGAATCCGTAGTCGCCCACCACTCCCGTACCGGGATTGGGGATCGTGAGTACCTCGTCGCCCCCAACGCCCGTGTCGATCACCCAAACGCTGCCGTCCGAGGTCACGAACACGCCCATGGGGCCATTCAACTCGCCCATCACCGTCGTGGCCGCCTCCTGAGCGGCGACGGCATCGACATCGAGCGGCATGGCCGCCAGCGCGAGCGCCAGCACAATGCCCACCACGGCGACTCCGTTTCTCATCTTGCTTTCCTCCTGAGGGTGGCAAGCGGTCCTACTTTTCCTTCAGCAGCATCTGCACGAGGGCGTTCAGTTCCTCTTCGCTGAGGTGCGTATAGGCCGGCATCGGGAAGCGCGTCCGCTCGAATCCCGGTGCGATGTAGATGTTCGGATCGACGAGGCTCTCCAGGATATACTCTCCGGCCGTTGCCGCCTGGCCCGTGAACGCCGCTTGCTTGATGCGTTCCTCGGCGGTCGCACCCATGCCGTTGTGGGTTGGACCGAATGTTCCGGCCGTGCCGGCCGTATCGAGCACGTGACAGACGCCACAGTACTGCCCTCGGAAGACCCTCAGCCCGGCCGCAACCTGTTCGGCGAGTTTCGTGCTATCGTCCGAGGCGGCAGGCATCGCGGCGGCGTCCTCCGTGGGCGCCGTCTCGAGCGGTTCTTCGGCAGGTCGACCCGCCGAAGCGCAAGCGCCGCTCACTCCGACGAGCACGAGTGATACGAGCCGGAGCGGAGGCCTCGAGGCACGGCTGTAGGGCGAGCTCGTAAGCACAGCCTCTGCCCTCTCCTTCGATGAGTATGCGAATGAACGTACGGCGGGTCGCGACCCGCACGCCACCATGCACCCACGCTCTGACCGACGACGATTGCGTCGTCATCTACTTCACACGATCCCGTATCCCTCCTTCGAGTAGAGACTTGGCCGGTAACATACCTGACCGGTTATCGCGCGCCCTTCCGCGGGACGCGGCCCGCGCCGATGCTTCGAACGGTACGCTCGGCTTGCGCTCGATCTCGTCGAGCCTGGATGGAATCGGGTCGGTTGGAGGAAGTCATGATCGGAGTCACTCATCGGGGTTCGGAGCGGGGCATCGCCATCGCCCTGGCCATCGTCTTCGCTGT is a window encoding:
- a CDS encoding TonB-dependent receptor, which produces MRPIYELDEVAVVAHRTATARRESVAATTILTRSVIEGLPARKLPDVLRYVPGLVFVDRDGAGELSMAIARGFFGGGETEYVIVTVDDVPINDLRTGAVEWTQIPVAAIERIEVLRGAGSTVYGDAAMGAVVNIVTESPATSAALAGRVRGGAWEDVALAARTRQRIGDASLALGAAVDRGSGYRSHSESNHVSSSARYTRNWNRTVAYVTGYFQRIQKEDPGPLPSELAKRDPLLSNPLYDSDRRRTNDARLGLGLRRELKPGHQLSGDLRLQAVRIDETSTLLLAPSFGDTQLNEEDDLALWTRLQYNGRMGSSAIVAGTELERAGYDSRYSDPADQTSPLTADSGDRTKIGLYSEAQRLVAGRWRLYAGLRFDAIAARHDALGASTWFDQWSPRVGLNLSYLAEERRAGNFYAAWTRAFKAPTLSQLYDERQIPTGQPDVTINISNSDLLPQRSTGLEVGVLQRLPIGSDLFQVELALTAYRLDLEDEIDFDLSTFRFGNILESRHDGIELSLTAYLLPRLALTHSSTFMDVTFRGAEYEGNRLKNIPSTAMSNSARLLVGESGWVTLAHYFAGRVYLDDANTRSLPGGSTFDASLRWSLGRAQVDLTARNLADAGIDRVGFLLFDPVTSDDVEFVYPAGGRYLQAAISFGY
- a CDS encoding ScyD/ScyE family protein, encoding MRNGVAVVGIVLALALAAMPLDVDAVAAQEAATTVMGELNGPMGVFVTSDGSVWVIDTGVGGDEVLTIPNPGTGVVGDYGFGESSRILRLAPDGEHTEVARLPSLYLAPGDGAGGSRVAVLDGTVYATVGAYSVDPPPGMASVVRIDDGRAIQLVNIWDFESSNNPDGLLPGSNPYGLAVGPDGDLWMTDAAGNALYRIDPATGETEVVAVFEGVPSPIPHADRGGVMETDPVPTGVTFDEEGNAYVSLLPGFPFAPGSSKVVKVTSDGVVTDYATDLTMLTDVRMAPDGHLYAVSIGLFTDQGPVPNSGAIIRLQEGTASEAVVSDLLFPTSIDFNEAGDAFLTINGIGAPGTGEVVKFEGLASGSSSRR
- a CDS encoding c-type cytochrome; this encodes MPAASDDSTKLAEQVAAGLRVFRGQYCGVCHVLDTAGTAGTFGPTHNGMGATAEERIKQAAFTGQAATAGEYILESLVDPNIYIAPGFERTRFPMPAYTHLSEEELNALVQMLLKEK